The DNA sequence CACAAATAACCATCATCTCTTGCACACAGCCAAATTGCTTGGCTGCAACCATCATTCTGGCTAAGCGAGGATCAATGGGAAACTTAATCACCTCTCGCCCCAAAGCACTTAGGCTGGGTTTAGTGATACCCTGCTGTAAAGCGCCAATTTCTTCAAGCAAGTTTAAGCCATCTTTAATATTGCGCTGATCGGGCATATCAATAAACGGGAACTCTTCTAGCTTACCCAGCTTCAAGCCCAACATCTGTAATATTACCGAGGCTAAGTTGGTTCGTAATATTTCAGGGTCGGTGAACTCTGTGCGCCCGTCAAAATCTTCTTCACTGTATAGCCGAATACAAATACCCTCAGCGACACGACCACAGCGACCTTTTCGTTGATTAGCACTAGCTTGAGAAATAGCTTCAATCGGCAAACGCTGCACTTTAGAGCGATAACTATAGCGGCTAATACGGGCTGTGCCAGGGTCAATGACATAGCGAATACCAGGTACCGTTAAACTGGTTTCAGCCACGTTAGTGGCCAGTACGATGCGCCGTCCACGATGCGATGAGAATATTTTATTTTGCTCGGCATTCGATAAGCGAGAATATAATGGCAGAACTTCGGTATCACGGAGATTGCGCTTTTGCAGATAATCGGTAGCGTCTCTGATTTCACGCTCACCGTTCATGAAGATAAGGATATCGCCAGGTTTTTCTCGGTATAACTCATCTACCGCTTCAGCCAAGCCTTCTAATACATCTTTAGTTTGTTCTCCCTCATTTAACGGGCGATAACGTGTTTCTACTGGATAAGTACGACCAGACACTTCAATAATAGGCGCATCATTAAAATGTTTCGAAAAGCGCTGCGGATCAATGGTTGCAGAAGTGATGATGACTTTAAAATCAGGGCGTTTCGGTAATAGTTTTTTAAGTACCCCCAAGATGAAATCAATATTTAGACTCCGCTCGTGTGCCTCATCGATAATCAACACTTCATACTGGGAAAGAAAGCGGTCCTGCTGCATCTCGGCCAACAACATACCGTCGGTCATCAACTTGACTAGACTATCGTTTTTAATTTGGTCGTTAAAACGGATTTTATAACCCACTAGCTCACCTACGGGGGTGGCTATCTCTTCGGCAATTCGCGCTGCTACGGTTCTTGCCGCCAAGCGCCGTGGTTGAGTGTGGCCAATATAACCGCGGCTTCCCAAACCCAGTTCTAAACATATTTTGGGGATCTGAGTGGTTTTACCCGAGCCTGTTTCCCCAGCAATGATCACCACCTGGTTATCACGAATAGCTTCGTAGATGGGTTTCTTTTGTTCAGCAACCGGTAAATGCTGCGGATAATCGATGCTCGGGATCGAAGCACGTCTTCGGCTGGCAATATCGGTTGATTTAGCCAGAGCCTGATTAAATTTGGTAAAGCGTGGCGTCTCTTTAGCTATGTCCTCGGATTTTAGCGCCGCTAGCTGACGCTGAAGACGATATCGATCTTTTGACAACGCTAAAGAAATCTGTTTTTTTAAGTTTGAGAGAGCCGACTGCAAGAAAAAAGCCTCGTAGGGTTGCATACGAGGCGCAAATGCTAACAACAATGGCTAAGAAAACAAGTCTAACTCACATGTTTATAGCAACTGTTCAAATGTTTATCGATACCGCCCAGTATTTGCTCACGGGTAATCATTCCCAATAACTTATTTTGCTCAATCACTGGGTACATCTTTGGCTTTTGCTCCAACATACTTTGAGCTAACTCTAATATGCTAGTTTCAGGGTCTACACTTAACACATCACTACGCATAATATCTTCAACCAGAGAGACCGTTTCACAGTGATACATCGCCTCTAATAAACTTTTTAGACAATCTTGTTGTGAGATCCAGCCAATCAAGTTTTTTTGTTGATCAACAACCGGCGCCCCAAGTTGCTTATGCTCTAGTAAGGTATGAACCACCTGAGCAATAGGTTGTTTGGCTGTAAAGCAAACCGGCCTCGTTAACATATAGTCACGAACCTTCAAGTTTTCAGGCATAACCATACCTCCCTTCAACACATCTACTTTTAGCTTAGCTGGCAGCTATGATTTGCACCAGTATTGCGGCTAATTAGGCCTTCAACACCAATATTTAGAGCATCTCTAACAATATCACCCATTTGGGTAATAGAGAGACCGGTGGCTACGTTATATGATTTGTCTCGATTGAGTCGCTAACTCAATCATCGCGTTTAGTTACCTATTGCGGTGTAAGTTTTTACACAAATTATGCAGGCCCCTTGTCCTCACCGACACGGGGCTTTTTTTTGTTGGTAAGGTTTGGCTGAACCAAGAATACACCAATAAATATAGCAAATACCCCAAACAAAACACCAATATCACCCATTTGGGTAATAGAGAGATCGGCGGCTACGTTATATGATTTATCTCGATTGAGTCGCTAACTCAATCATCGCGTTTAGTTACCTATTGCTGTGTAAGTTTTTACACAAATTATGCAGGCCCCTTGTCCTCACCGACACGGGGCTTTTTTTTGTTGGTAAGGTTTGGCTGAACCAAGAATACACCAATAAATATAGCAAATACCCCAAACAAAACACCAATATCACCCATTTGGGTAATAGAGAGATCGGCGGCTACGTTATATGATTTATCTCGATTGGGTCGCTAACTCAATCATCGCGTTTAGTTACCTATTGCTGTGTACACCTTTACACAAATTATGCAGGCCCCTTGTCCTCACCGACACGGGGCTTTTTTTGTTGGTAAGGTTTGGCTGAACCAAGAATACACCAATAAATATAGCAAATTCCCCCCAACAAAATTCCAATATCACCCATTTGGGTAATAGAGAGATCGGCGGCTACGTTATATGATTTGTCTCGATTGAGTCGCTAACTCAATCATCGCGTTTAGTTACCTATTGCTGTGTACACCTTTACACAATTTACGCAGCCCCTTGTTTTAACTAACAAGGGGCTTTTTTTTGCTTATTTCACCTGCCATTGCAGAGTTTCACCGGCGAAAAATGGCACTAAAGCTTGCTCTTCAACCATTACGCTCTCTGGCACTTGCCAAGCATCTTTAGTTAAGGTGATGGTTTCACTGTTACGTGGCAAACCATAAAAATCAGGACCATTGAAGCTAGCAAAAGCTTCTAGCTTGTCCAGTATGCCTAGTTGCTCAAATATTTCAGCGTAAAGCTCTATGGCCGCAGGCGCGCTATAGCATCCCGCACACCCACAAGCACTTTCTTTTGCTCCCTGTAGATGTGGTGCAGAGTCGGTCCCTAAAAATATTTTTTTAGTGCCGCTGGCAACCGCTTTTTGCAGTGCTTGCTGGTGAGTTTGACGCTTCAACACCGGCAAACAATAGTTATGTGGGCGTAAACCGCCGGCTAATAAATGATTCCGGTTATACATCAAGTGTTGTGGAGTAATTGTTGCCGCCACATTATCGGGTGCATTTAGAACAAAATCAGCCGCTTCTGCGGTGGTGATATGCTCAAAGACAATTTTAAGATTAGGAAGTGAATCAACCAAATCACGCATATGCGCATCAATAAATGCCGCTTCACGGTCAAAAATATCAATATCAGCGTGTGTCACTTCACCATGTACTAATAGCAATAGGCCATGCTCAGCCATCGCTTCAAATACTGGACGTAATGCAGTGACATCAGTAACACCGTGCGCTGAGTTGGTAGTCGCATTGGCTGGGTATAGTTTACAGGCCTTAACAATCCCACTGGCAGCAGCTTCTGCAATCATCGCTGGCGTCGTTGCATCAGTCAAATAGAGCGTCATTAAGGGTTCAAACTCGCTTTGTTCTGACAAGGCTTGCTTAATACGTTGATAATAAGCTTTGGCGTCGCTTAACTGAGTTACAGGAGGTGTTAAATTAGGCATAATGATCGCACGAGAAAAATGCTGAGCGGTCGCATTTGCAGCTACATTCAGCATCGCGCCGTCGCGTAAATGTAAGTGCCAATCATCAGGTCTGGTAATGGTAAGCGTTTGAGTCACAACTATCCCCTAAAGTCGATATTAACGATGGGCTGGAAGTCTACCCGAACTAAACCAGCAAGTCTCGCCCTTGGCTCAGGATATGACAGCAAAACTATGTTAACTGTTCACTCATTTCGACCAGCAAGTGACTAGCCGCTTCATAATCATACTCGTCGATCAAAATTTGCAATTGCTTCGCTTGTTTGGGGAAGCGCATTAAGATATCTGCATGCTGCTCGATATAATCATTACTAGCACTATCGAAATCGTCTAATAGCCCCTGTAATTGTTGAAGGTGAAGCGCTATCGCTGTTTCATCAAGTGTGGCCACTTCGCTAGATTTACTTTCCGCAGAGGGTAGATCTGCAGACGAAAAGAACTGTCTCAAGGGCTGCTGAACCCGCAGCAACTCAGCGGACAATTTGTCCAGATCATCATCGTTGACGTCGGCGAGCTCTGCTTGCTGCTCAATAACCATAGCCAACGGTGACACTCGCTCCGCACCTAAAGTGGCAGCAATACCTTTAATGGTATGAGCAATACGCTGCGCTTCGATAAGTTGGTTTTGCGATTTAGCACTCCGTAAGGCTTGGAAGGATTGGTTTTCCGTATCCGAAAACTTAGCTAACAGTTTCAAATACAGTGTGTGATTACCGTTAGCATTAGCCAAGCCAACCACGGTATTCAGCCCTTCAACAACGGGTAAAACTGGCTCATCAAGCGTCATTGAATGTGTCAGAGAACGGGTATTTTGCAGAGGGCATTTAGGGGTAATCCACTGCGCCATTACCGCAAACAAATTGTTAACATTAATCGGCTTAGAAACGTGATCATTCATACCGGCATCCACTGCTTTTTCTCTATCGCCAGCCAAAGCGTTAGCCGTTAAAGCGATGATGGGTAGTTGCTTTAAAGCTAGCTGGTCGCGAATAACCTTAGTGGCGGTATAACCGTCCATAACTGGCATCTGGCAATCCATCAATACCCCATCAACTTGGTGGTGTTTTAAGTATTCAACTGCTTGAGCACCATCATCACAAACGTGACACGTAAGCCCGTTCGAGTTTAATAATTCGATAATTAACTCTTGATTAATATCGTTGTCTTCGGCGACTAGTATATTAGCGCCCGCCAGTTGAATAATGTCTTGATTAGACCCTTGACGCTTAACTTCTCTACGCGTTTGTTCAAATACTTCGATTTTTCTCACTTCTACGATAGTGTCGAATAAATGAGAAGGAGTGACAGGTTTGGTCAAAATCGCTTTTAAGTGAATATCTGCGGCCTCAGAACTGAGTTCGTCGCGCCCAAAAGCGGTGACCATTATAATATCTGCTGATACACCTTGTTGTTGCATTTGACGAACCGTTTCTACCCCGTCCATTTCCGGCATTTTCCAGTCCATAAATACCATGTCGAAAGCATTAGTATCCTTAGCTTGCTCAATCAATGCTAAGGCGTCACTGCCGCTGCTAGCGGCAGTGACGATTAACCCAAAACTTTCTAGAACCTGAACATTTATCTCTCTAGCATTAAAATTGTCGTCAACAACCAAAGCCTTTAAGTTTGTTAGTTGTATCTGCTTACTCTCGTTGAGTGGCTTGGCATTTTTTTGAATCATCATCGGCAAGTCAAAATAGAAACAGCTTCCTTTGTCGATTTCGCTTTCTAATGCTATTTTTCCGCCCATCAACTCGGTCAGCTTCAAACAAATGGCTAAACCTAAACCTGTACCACCATGCTTACGGGTGGTTGAACTATCGGCCTGAGAGAAAGGCTTGAATAATTTGGTCTGTTGCTCTGGCGTCATGCCGATACCAGTATCACTGATGGAAAATTTCAGATGTACCTGTTCATCTAACTGTGACAACACCGCTATTTTGACCACCACAACCCCTTCGGTTGTGAATTTGACAGCGTTATTACAAAGATTAACTAACACCTGAGTTAAACGAAGAGGATCGCCAATCAACGCTGTTGGAGTATTAGGGTCAATATCAAACAATAACTCCAAGCTTTTCTGCTCAGCTCTTAACCCCACCAGATTGGCCAAATTATCTAATACATCCTCTAAACGAAAATCGATAACCTCTATATCTAGCTTACCGGCTTCAATTTTAGAGAAATCTAAAACGTCATTAATAATTCCAAGCAACGCCTCTGCTGAGCGATGAACCTTGTCAATATAGTTACGCTGCTTATTGTTTAAGTCTGTTTCTAAAGCGAGATAAGACATCCCTATAATGGCGTTCATTGGCGTTCTAATTTCATGAGACATATTCGCTAAGAAATCACTTTTAGCCTGATTCGCCGTATCTGCTTGGGTTCGCGCTTCGTTGAGAGCGGCTTCTAACTGCTTAATCTCATGTATGTCAACGTGAATACCACTAATACGCTGCGGTTTGCCTTGTTCGTCAAGCTCAGAAACCCGACCAATCGAGAGGATCCAACGATAGTGCCCATCCTTGCACAACAAGCGAATCTCATTACGTAGCACTTCGCTTTGATGTGCTAAATGCTCAACTAACTTTTCACTGTTTGGTACTACATCATCGGGATGAATCAAATCACTCCAAGTTGTTGAGTCACCGCGCAAACGTGCCCATAAGCCATTACCATCACGCAATTCGCCCACGTGATAGCCCAGCATAGTTTCATAAATCTTATTCACCTCTACGCGGTCTTCTTGAGGATAATAGTCCCACATCCCCAAGCCAGCACCTGAGGCGGCAGAGTCCAGCCGCTCTTCACTTTCTCGAAGTTGTTGCTCTACTTGCTTTATTTCTGAAATATCAAAAATAGCGCCGTCTGAATATGCCGGAACACCATGGTCATCCAAAGAAACATAGGCTTTTTGCAGCATATATTTTGTCTGACCAGAGGCATCTATAATTCGAAACTCTTGAGAAATCGCCCCCCCCTCTTTGTTCAAAGTACGAGAACGGGCAATACTTTGTTCTACATCTTCTGGGTGTACTAAATCTCGATATCGGCGAGTAGGGGTCGGCCCTAAGAAATCTGCAACTGGATAACCCGTTTGCTGCTCAATTTGATCGCTTAAATAGAGCCACTCGGGTGAGCCGTTCTCAGTGAGGCGAACGCGATAGACTACACACTGTAAATTATTGGTTAAGGTCCTAAATTGACGCTCGCTATCGGCTATTTTTTGCTGCGCTTGTTTACGTGCGGTGATGTCTCTGATGATTCCTGTAAAATGGCGTTTCCCTTTCAAAATCACTTCTTTTACTGCTAATTCCATAGGGAATAATTCACCATTTTTACGTCTACCAAACACCTCTCGCTCATTACCTATAACGGTTGATTCAACTTTGGGTTGATAATCGGCCAATATTTGATCGTGCTGCTCAGCGATGTCTGTTGGCATCAGCATTTTAACGTTTTTACCCACGACTTCTGCTTCGCAATAGCCAAATATTTGCTCTGCTGCTGGACTGAAGCTACGAACAATGCCAGATTGTTCGATAAGCACAATACCGTCTGCAATGGTATCCACAATGGTTCGGATCCGCTCTTCATTGTCAGCTAGAGCTAGGCGCGCTTGATAACGTTCGGTAATGTCCATTAATGACACTTTCACTTCTACCACTTCATTATTAAGGCGTCGACCAGGTTGAATATTCACGCTGAAGGTTTTTTCTTCTCCCCCTTTAACAACGACTTCTAAGCTTTCATCATGGTGACTTAGCCCATTGAGCGCATCATTAAATAACTGTTTAGCTTTGGCGTGTTGTTGCTCACTAGCAATATCTTGCCAGCTCAGATTATCAAAGGCATCTCGCTCAATATCTAAGGCTTCGGCTAGACTCAAATTATGTTTTAGAAACGCACCAGAAGCACTAAGAGAGGCATAAGCAATAGGCGCATTTTCATATAAGTCCCACAGGGACGCTTCTCGTTCTTTCAGTTTGATTGTTCGTTCTTCAACTTGACGTTCGAGATCTTTTTTAGAGCGATTTAAACGAACATTTACTTTTCTGGCTAAAGCAAAAACTAAAGCAAACAAAAACATACAGAAGGCAACGGCGGCCCCCAGCACCAACAAAACAATGTTGCGAAAATGCAGGTAGCCTTGCATTATTTCCTGATGGTCAATCTCTGAAACTAGACCAATCTCCAGCTCTTCATCCCAACGCCAAGAACCCACCACCTTCTCACCGCGGTAATCAATATAGCCCTCAAAATTTTCGCCACTTTGCTTACTAATGATCGAATAGCCACTTTCGGTCCAATCATGCTGATCTAGAGTATTAGGGTTTTTAAGTTTGACATTAAGGACCGAAGATTGATGGGGCTCAAGTAAGCCATTAGCCACCAATTGATGTTCAAACTTACTCGGCGAAATCATAAAACCGGAACGGTTTACGAGGTAGGTTTCTCCGGAATCACCAATTCTTGCGCCTTTCAATAACTGGCTAAATTCAATTTCAGGATTCATTCGCAGGGTAAATATCGCAACAACTTGACCATCACCATTCTTGATGGGGGCGGCAATAAACATGGTCGTGTTACTATAACCACCTAAATTTATGTCAGCCCGAATGGGAGGAATAATGACCGTTTCCCCCTTAAAGGCTCGATTAAGTAAATGCGGGTAATGGCGAGTAATCACATTAATCTCACCAAGATTATTGTCACGCATTGAGGCGATATTGATCCGTTCTTGGGAAATAATAAAGAATCCCAAATCGTCAAAGATAACCCGATAGTTATCTACCGATTTACGTAAACCGGCTAAAGCAGGGTTGGCCAAAAGCCCCGATTGTGTATGCTCTGATTCAAGTAAGACCGATGAAAAGTGCTGAAATGCCGTATCCAATAAAACCGCATTAACTTTGGATTGCCAACTTTGTTTCCATTCAA is a window from the Agarivorans sp. TSD2052 genome containing:
- a CDS encoding CBS domain-containing protein; amino-acid sequence: MPENLKVRDYMLTRPVCFTAKQPIAQVVHTLLEHKQLGAPVVDQQKNLIGWISQQDCLKSLLEAMYHCETVSLVEDIMRSDVLSVDPETSILELAQSMLEQKPKMYPVIEQNKLLGMITREQILGGIDKHLNSCYKHVS
- a CDS encoding PAS domain S-box protein, with amino-acid sequence MTVEQLVLVLLALLLTIVFLLLKLRKITIENFSLLLNSRKSVLVLFAIFSLAFGVIAAITSIGLNQLKQTQFAQLENVIESVLDTTDAGLVEWKQSWQSKVNAVLLDTAFQHFSSVLLESEHTQSGLLANPALAGLRKSVDNYRVIFDDLGFFIISQERINIASMRDNNLGEINVITRHYPHLLNRAFKGETVIIPPIRADINLGGYSNTTMFIAAPIKNGDGQVVAIFTLRMNPEIEFSQLLKGARIGDSGETYLVNRSGFMISPSKFEHQLVANGLLEPHQSSVLNVKLKNPNTLDQHDWTESGYSIISKQSGENFEGYIDYRGEKVVGSWRWDEELEIGLVSEIDHQEIMQGYLHFRNIVLLVLGAAVAFCMFLFALVFALARKVNVRLNRSKKDLERQVEERTIKLKEREASLWDLYENAPIAYASLSASGAFLKHNLSLAEALDIERDAFDNLSWQDIASEQQHAKAKQLFNDALNGLSHHDESLEVVVKGGEEKTFSVNIQPGRRLNNEVVEVKVSLMDITERYQARLALADNEERIRTIVDTIADGIVLIEQSGIVRSFSPAAEQIFGYCEAEVVGKNVKMLMPTDIAEQHDQILADYQPKVESTVIGNEREVFGRRKNGELFPMELAVKEVILKGKRHFTGIIRDITARKQAQQKIADSERQFRTLTNNLQCVVYRVRLTENGSPEWLYLSDQIEQQTGYPVADFLGPTPTRRYRDLVHPEDVEQSIARSRTLNKEGGAISQEFRIIDASGQTKYMLQKAYVSLDDHGVPAYSDGAIFDISEIKQVEQQLRESEERLDSAASGAGLGMWDYYPQEDRVEVNKIYETMLGYHVGELRDGNGLWARLRGDSTTWSDLIHPDDVVPNSEKLVEHLAHQSEVLRNEIRLLCKDGHYRWILSIGRVSELDEQGKPQRISGIHVDIHEIKQLEAALNEARTQADTANQAKSDFLANMSHEIRTPMNAIIGMSYLALETDLNNKQRNYIDKVHRSAEALLGIINDVLDFSKIEAGKLDIEVIDFRLEDVLDNLANLVGLRAEQKSLELLFDIDPNTPTALIGDPLRLTQVLVNLCNNAVKFTTEGVVVVKIAVLSQLDEQVHLKFSISDTGIGMTPEQQTKLFKPFSQADSSTTRKHGGTGLGLAICLKLTELMGGKIALESEIDKGSCFYFDLPMMIQKNAKPLNESKQIQLTNLKALVVDDNFNAREINVQVLESFGLIVTAASSGSDALALIEQAKDTNAFDMVFMDWKMPEMDGVETVRQMQQQGVSADIIMVTAFGRDELSSEAADIHLKAILTKPVTPSHLFDTIVEVRKIEVFEQTRREVKRQGSNQDIIQLAGANILVAEDNDINQELIIELLNSNGLTCHVCDDGAQAVEYLKHHQVDGVLMDCQMPVMDGYTATKVIRDQLALKQLPIIALTANALAGDREKAVDAGMNDHVSKPINVNNLFAVMAQWITPKCPLQNTRSLTHSMTLDEPVLPVVEGLNTVVGLANANGNHTLYLKLLAKFSDTENQSFQALRSAKSQNQLIEAQRIAHTIKGIAATLGAERVSPLAMVIEQQAELADVNDDDLDKLSAELLRVQQPLRQFFSSADLPSAESKSSEVATLDETAIALHLQQLQGLLDDFDSASNDYIEQHADILMRFPKQAKQLQILIDEYDYEAASHLLVEMSEQLT
- the pyrC gene encoding dihydroorotase, whose protein sequence is MLNVAANATAQHFSRAIIMPNLTPPVTQLSDAKAYYQRIKQALSEQSEFEPLMTLYLTDATTPAMIAEAAASGIVKACKLYPANATTNSAHGVTDVTALRPVFEAMAEHGLLLLVHGEVTHADIDIFDREAAFIDAHMRDLVDSLPNLKIVFEHITTAEAADFVLNAPDNVAATITPQHLMYNRNHLLAGGLRPHNYCLPVLKRQTHQQALQKAVASGTKKIFLGTDSAPHLQGAKESACGCAGCYSAPAAIELYAEIFEQLGILDKLEAFASFNGPDFYGLPRNSETITLTKDAWQVPESVMVEEQALVPFFAGETLQWQVK